From the Gramella sp. Hel_I_59 genome, one window contains:
- a CDS encoding SDR family oxidoreductase yields the protein MSDLKGKIAVVTGGNGVLGGAIAMGFASQGVKVGILGRNSDTVESRVREIIDTGGDAVALVADVLDRTKLERALDLLENKFGSPDILVNAAGGNMKGATINPDQEFFDLNLDDFDKVNQLNFKGTVLPTLVFSKGMAKNKKGSIINISSTAASRALTRVMGYSGAKASIDNFTKWLAVEMSTKYGDKLRVNAISPGFFVGEQNRDLLLKEDGSYTSRGQTIINNTPMKRFGKPEELQGAANWLAGDQSSFVTGIVLPVDGGFDAFSGV from the coding sequence ATGAGTGATCTTAAAGGAAAAATCGCAGTGGTAACCGGTGGTAATGGTGTACTTGGAGGCGCTATTGCGATGGGTTTTGCAAGTCAGGGTGTAAAAGTCGGAATTCTAGGTAGGAATTCAGATACTGTAGAATCCAGGGTCAGAGAAATAATAGATACGGGAGGGGATGCGGTTGCACTAGTGGCCGATGTTCTGGACCGAACCAAATTAGAAAGAGCACTTGATCTCCTGGAAAACAAATTTGGATCACCAGATATCCTGGTAAATGCCGCAGGCGGAAATATGAAAGGAGCTACCATCAATCCAGATCAAGAGTTCTTTGATCTTAACCTTGATGATTTCGATAAGGTAAACCAATTGAACTTCAAAGGAACTGTACTTCCAACTTTGGTTTTTTCAAAGGGTATGGCAAAAAATAAAAAAGGAAGTATCATCAATATTTCTTCAACAGCGGCAAGTAGAGCACTTACCAGAGTAATGGGCTATTCTGGAGCCAAAGCTTCGATCGATAATTTCACAAAATGGCTTGCTGTAGAAATGAGTACAAAATATGGTGATAAACTTCGGGTGAATGCCATCTCACCTGGATTTTTTGTGGGTGAACAGAATAGAGATCTGTTACTTAAGGAGGATGGGAGTTATACTTCCAGAGGTCAGACTATTATTAATAACACCCCCATGAAACGCTTCGGAAAACCTGAAGAATTACAAGGTGCGGCAAACTGGCTGGCTGGAGATCAATCTTCTTTCGTGACTGGAATCGTATTGCCCGTAGATGGTGGTTTTGATGCATTCAGCGGAGTATAA
- a CDS encoding PAS domain-containing sensor histidine kinase — protein sequence MQENFFDNKNVLNLLFQAASEGIIVVDSSQIVVAANLAAEEMFGYQKGELLNQHLDRLVPKDYHHVHHKHVDQFIDNSEKRQMGHGRDLYGVRKDGSLFPVEAGLNPFEIEGERYVMSLIIDITIRKETQRQIRELNTELEGKIEVRTRELSESVEDLKNLNVELGEEINRRKEAEKKIKDALQKEKELNELKTKFLSLVSHEFKTPLSGILTSATLAEKYTKEEQQPKREKHLVTIRNKVHYLNNILNDFLSIERLDSGRGQYKYSKFGLKRLINEVIYNANITLKDGQEISYPKDIEDVELFMDEKILELILSNLLGNAIKYSPENTSIQFIVDFHDDLIVFKIKDQGRGIPKKDQKHIFERYFRAENALLDQGTGIGLNIAKTHLENLGGTIEFESEENKGTTFTIEVPMDKS from the coding sequence TTGCAGGAAAACTTTTTCGACAATAAGAATGTTCTTAATTTACTGTTCCAGGCAGCTTCTGAAGGTATCATTGTAGTCGACTCAAGTCAGATAGTAGTTGCGGCTAATCTGGCTGCTGAAGAAATGTTTGGTTACCAGAAAGGTGAATTATTGAACCAACATCTTGATCGTCTGGTACCTAAAGATTACCATCATGTACACCATAAACATGTAGACCAGTTTATCGATAATAGTGAAAAGCGCCAGATGGGTCACGGTCGTGATCTTTATGGTGTGCGAAAGGATGGTTCACTTTTTCCTGTGGAAGCAGGTCTTAATCCATTTGAGATCGAGGGTGAAAGGTATGTGATGTCGCTAATCATAGATATTACGATCCGTAAAGAAACCCAAAGGCAAATTAGAGAGCTAAATACTGAGCTTGAAGGGAAAATTGAAGTCAGAACCCGGGAACTAAGTGAAAGTGTAGAAGATCTCAAAAACCTGAACGTTGAACTGGGCGAAGAGATCAATCGCAGAAAAGAAGCTGAAAAAAAGATCAAAGATGCACTGCAAAAAGAAAAAGAGCTTAATGAACTAAAAACAAAGTTCCTGTCCCTGGTATCTCACGAATTCAAAACTCCTTTAAGCGGAATCCTTACTTCTGCAACTCTTGCTGAAAAATATACCAAAGAAGAACAACAACCCAAGCGCGAGAAGCATCTCGTGACCATTAGAAATAAGGTTCATTACCTTAATAATATTCTGAATGATTTTCTTTCCATTGAACGTCTGGATAGTGGAAGAGGACAGTACAAATATTCAAAATTCGGATTAAAGCGACTTATTAACGAAGTCATTTACAATGCGAATATTACCCTTAAGGATGGTCAGGAGATCTCTTATCCAAAAGATATAGAGGATGTAGAGCTTTTTATGGATGAAAAGATCCTTGAATTGATCCTTTCCAATTTATTAGGGAACGCGATCAAATATTCTCCGGAAAATACTTCCATCCAATTTATCGTCGATTTTCATGATGATCTAATCGTTTTTAAAATTAAAGATCAGGGGAGGGGGATTCCGAAGAAAGATCAAAAACATATTTTTGAACGATATTTTAGAGCCGAAAATGCATTGCTGGACCAGGGAACAGGAATTGGGTTGAACATTGCGAAAACTCATCTTGAGAATCTTGGAGGAACGATCGAGTTTGAAAGTGAAGAAAATAAAGGGACCACCTTTACCATAGAAGTTCCTATGGATAAGTCCTAA
- a CDS encoding response regulator, which produces MKKLLLIEDDVTVRENTAELLELSNYNVITASNGKLGIETAKQEIPDIIICDIMMPEIDGYGVLEALSKNPSTLNIPFIFLSAKTEHKDIRKGMDLGADDYLTKPFEEEELLSAIESRLAKVAILKSYIKEETPEDEEKLKDLNDLRELFSKQELQYFKKGETIYEKDKHANYFYLVKRGIVKAHRLDNQGKELITELYKEDDFFGNHANDPQSSYEDYATAMEETQLYTVSREEFQKILAGNPRITMQLVEVLNNNLSELKKQLMDMAYGSVRKKTANTILLFAERIEKHPLKSIRISRADLAGVAGMAPESLIRTLSEFKKEGLIEIEGRNIKLLDSQALKMVK; this is translated from the coding sequence ATGAAAAAATTGTTGCTAATAGAAGATGATGTCACTGTACGGGAAAATACGGCAGAATTGCTTGAACTTTCCAACTACAATGTGATCACTGCATCTAATGGAAAACTTGGAATCGAGACCGCAAAGCAGGAAATTCCAGATATCATTATTTGTGATATCATGATGCCAGAGATCGACGGCTATGGAGTTTTAGAAGCTCTCAGTAAAAATCCTTCAACTTTAAACATTCCATTTATATTTCTTTCAGCAAAAACCGAACATAAGGATATTCGCAAAGGAATGGACCTGGGCGCCGATGATTATTTGACCAAACCTTTTGAAGAAGAAGAGTTGTTAAGTGCTATTGAAAGCAGGCTGGCAAAAGTGGCTATTCTAAAATCTTATATCAAAGAGGAAACGCCTGAGGATGAGGAGAAGCTGAAGGACCTGAATGATCTTAGAGAACTATTCTCAAAACAGGAACTCCAGTATTTCAAAAAGGGAGAAACTATTTACGAGAAAGATAAACACGCGAATTATTTCTATCTCGTTAAACGCGGGATCGTAAAGGCTCATCGCCTGGATAACCAGGGAAAAGAGCTGATCACCGAGCTGTATAAGGAAGATGATTTTTTCGGAAACCACGCAAATGATCCTCAGTCATCCTATGAAGATTATGCCACCGCTATGGAAGAGACTCAGTTGTATACGGTTTCGAGAGAGGAATTTCAAAAGATTCTTGCTGGAAACCCCAGGATCACGATGCAACTTGTTGAGGTTTTGAACAACAACCTGTCTGAGCTAAAAAAGCAATTAATGGATATGGCCTACGGCTCAGTAAGAAAGAAAACGGCCAACACTATTCTTTTATTTGCTGAAAGGATCGAAAAACATCCGCTGAAAAGTATCAGAATTTCAAGAGCAGACCTGGCTGGAGTTGCAGGAATGGCTCCGGAAAGTTTAATAAGAACACTTTCAGAATTTAAAAAAGAAGGACTTATTGAGATCGAGGGTCGGAATATAAAACTACTGGATTCACAGGCCTTGAAAATGGTGAAATAA
- a CDS encoding universal stress protein, with translation MKTIFVPVDFSKYSENALEVAASIAKKHGSRIILVHMLGIANSYLTKDQQQEVFNVMYYIKIAEQHFKELRKKKYLKGIEVVEVMKPYRIFSEINTIATEHDSDLIVMGSHGATGVKEVFIGSNTEKVVRTADIPVLVIKERSTDFHIDKAVFVTDFDDSNQDSFKKARKFFSYFNVEPKLLYINIPEKFMSTVEIKRNAHNFMSTAGIDPADFDKHVVFYADYTAERGVFNYCEEAKIDAIAISTHGRKGLGHFFYGSVGEDVANHVDVPVITLKI, from the coding sequence ATGAAAACTATATTTGTACCCGTAGACTTTTCAAAATATTCTGAAAATGCCCTTGAAGTGGCCGCAAGCATCGCAAAAAAGCATGGTTCGCGGATCATTCTCGTACATATGCTGGGAATAGCTAATTCTTATCTCACCAAAGACCAGCAGCAGGAAGTATTTAACGTGATGTATTATATCAAGATCGCAGAACAGCATTTTAAAGAACTTCGGAAAAAGAAATATCTCAAAGGGATTGAAGTGGTGGAAGTAATGAAGCCTTATCGAATTTTCTCTGAAATTAATACCATCGCTACAGAACATGACAGTGATTTGATCGTGATGGGATCCCATGGAGCGACGGGGGTAAAAGAAGTTTTTATAGGTTCCAATACTGAAAAGGTAGTACGTACAGCAGATATTCCCGTACTCGTTATCAAGGAAAGAAGTACAGACTTCCATATTGATAAAGCGGTGTTCGTAACCGATTTTGATGATAGCAATCAGGATTCTTTTAAAAAGGCCAGAAAGTTCTTTAGTTATTTTAACGTTGAGCCTAAGTTGCTATATATCAATATTCCTGAAAAATTCATGAGCACGGTCGAAATAAAACGCAATGCGCATAATTTTATGAGTACCGCAGGGATAGATCCTGCAGACTTCGACAAACACGTAGTATTTTATGCTGATTATACCGCTGAAAGAGGTGTGTTTAATTATTGTGAAGAGGCGAAAATAGATGCTATCGCCATTTCCACGCATGGTAGAAAAGGCCTGGGTCATTTCTTCTATGGAAGTGTAGGAGAAGATGTAGCAAATCATGTTGATGTTCCAGTAATCACCTTGAAGATTTGA
- a CDS encoding group III truncated hemoglobin — MMKDVKDRKDIHKLVLEFYSKVRKNEEIGYFFNTTIQDWESHLEKITDFWESNLFFTGSFQGNPAIAHVKVDRAHQNTITEYHFGIWLNLWFQTIDELYSGEMASRLKNNARKMSTHLFLRIYQSRQSKIK; from the coding sequence ATGATGAAAGATGTAAAGGATCGAAAGGATATTCATAAACTGGTACTGGAATTTTACAGCAAAGTTCGAAAGAACGAGGAAATAGGTTACTTTTTCAACACGACCATCCAGGATTGGGAATCGCACCTGGAAAAGATCACCGATTTTTGGGAAAGTAACCTCTTTTTTACCGGTAGTTTTCAAGGAAATCCTGCCATCGCCCACGTAAAAGTTGACAGGGCACATCAAAATACCATTACCGAATATCACTTTGGTATCTGGCTAAACCTCTGGTTCCAAACCATAGATGAGCTTTATAGTGGAGAAATGGCATCCCGTCTTAAGAACAATGCCCGCAAAATGTCCACCCACCTCTTTCTAAGGATCTACCAGAGCAGGCAATCAAAAATTAAATAG
- a CDS encoding universal stress protein, which yields MNVLILTDFSETSTNAGKYAVDFLQDKEVNFHILNIHNFNFDRSASKGLEKELVSTLDALQSTVDFLGNYSKPKLHKFDLILSSENLISAIRKALTEKKIDLIFIGAVSQNEHAHPILGDHAYEVVRKIKCNIIAVPGGCTYEKPEKTVFPVDPAVLAVQEQKNILDKLQFLQSSQFTLLEIKDGDVKYPNQDNRNIPFETPVPFTRDLFREIQRQFHIIFVVGKNLSICDRLLHSRHGFSAEMNVEIPIFVYHG from the coding sequence ATGAATGTTCTAATACTAACCGATTTTTCAGAAACCTCGACCAATGCAGGTAAATATGCGGTAGATTTCCTTCAGGATAAGGAGGTGAATTTTCATATTCTGAATATTCACAATTTCAATTTTGACAGATCTGCCAGTAAAGGCCTTGAAAAGGAACTGGTTTCTACGCTCGATGCTCTTCAAAGCACCGTGGATTTTCTTGGTAATTATTCAAAACCAAAACTGCATAAATTCGATCTTATTCTGTCTTCAGAAAACCTTATTAGTGCGATTAGAAAAGCGCTCACAGAAAAAAAGATCGACTTAATTTTTATTGGCGCAGTAAGCCAGAATGAGCATGCCCATCCAATCCTTGGAGATCATGCTTATGAGGTAGTTAGAAAGATCAAGTGCAATATTATTGCCGTACCTGGAGGATGTACTTATGAGAAACCTGAAAAGACGGTTTTTCCAGTAGATCCCGCTGTTTTAGCAGTTCAGGAACAGAAAAATATTCTAGACAAACTTCAATTCTTACAATCGTCTCAATTTACACTACTTGAAATCAAAGATGGGGATGTAAAATATCCAAATCAGGATAACAGGAATATTCCGTTTGAAACACCCGTACCATTCACCAGGGATCTATTCAGAGAAATTCAGAGACAGTTTCATATCATATTCGTAGTTGGAAAAAACCTAAGTATTTGTGATAGATTGCTTCATTCAAGGCATGGATTTTCCGCAGAGATGAATGTAGAGATACCAATTTTCGTATACCACGGTTAA
- a CDS encoding exo-alpha-sialidase — MTLKMHNLLFLLIFFFSINSYSQQVLPPFKVDTLYNLKEPKTLGLPFADGLETITIFSPSEEENRYNHGVVLFPFKEKLYAQWQSSSKDEDGEDTQVFYSRSHDGKVWEKPIALTNKGHNSITTSGGWWSNGETLVAYICVWPEKNNGTKQGFTEFMTSKNGTDWTAPKSVKNNLSEPVLGIIEQDVHKLPNGPIITAFHMQPGLTATPYYTNDPLGISGWKAGKMKNMPTNNEGMSREIEPSWFYREDGSVVMIFRDQKSTYKKLAAISHDKGMTWSTPVIVDTPDSRAKQSAGNLPDGTAFMVNNPSGDKDRFPLVITLSADGFFFNKAFLIRSGGKDLQPMRFEGKYKRAGYSYPKSVIWNQHLYVSYATNKEDIQLTRIPLESLKQ, encoded by the coding sequence ATGACGTTGAAAATGCACAATTTATTATTCCTACTTATTTTCTTTTTCTCCATTAATTCATACTCTCAACAAGTGTTACCTCCTTTCAAAGTTGACACATTATATAATCTAAAAGAACCAAAAACTTTAGGCCTTCCATTTGCGGATGGGCTGGAAACAATTACTATATTCTCTCCGAGTGAGGAGGAAAATAGATATAACCATGGTGTAGTTCTATTTCCATTTAAAGAAAAACTGTATGCGCAGTGGCAGAGTTCATCAAAAGATGAGGATGGAGAGGACACGCAAGTTTTCTACAGCAGAAGTCACGATGGAAAAGTATGGGAAAAACCGATAGCCTTAACAAATAAAGGGCATAATAGCATAACAACAAGTGGTGGCTGGTGGAGTAATGGTGAAACCCTGGTAGCCTATATATGCGTGTGGCCTGAGAAAAACAATGGCACTAAACAAGGTTTTACAGAATTTATGACCTCAAAAAATGGGACCGATTGGACGGCGCCAAAATCTGTGAAGAATAATTTATCAGAACCTGTCCTGGGCATCATTGAACAGGATGTGCACAAATTACCAAATGGTCCAATTATCACAGCATTTCATATGCAACCTGGTTTGACCGCCACTCCCTATTACACCAATGATCCTTTGGGTATTTCTGGTTGGAAGGCCGGTAAAATGAAAAACATGCCTACAAATAATGAGGGAATGAGCAGAGAAATTGAACCTAGTTGGTTTTACAGAGAAGATGGAAGTGTGGTTATGATTTTCAGAGATCAGAAAAGCACTTACAAGAAACTTGCTGCTATAAGTCATGATAAAGGTATGACCTGGAGCACTCCAGTCATCGTGGACACTCCAGATTCAAGGGCTAAACAAAGTGCCGGAAATTTGCCAGATGGCACTGCATTCATGGTAAACAATCCATCTGGAGATAAGGATCGATTCCCTCTGGTAATCACTTTAAGCGCAGATGGTTTCTTCTTTAATAAAGCTTTCCTTATAAGAAGTGGTGGCAAAGATCTCCAGCCTATGAGGTTTGAAGGTAAATACAAAAGAGCTGGATATAGCTATCCCAAAAGTGTAATTTGGAATCAGCATCTTTATGTTTCTTATGCTACTAATAAAGAAGATATTCAGTTAACCAGAATACCACTAGAAAGCTTAAAACAATGA
- the hemN gene encoding oxygen-independent coproporphyrinogen III oxidase → MTHSALVQKYNIQGPRYTSYPTVPYWDQDSFSGNAWKSSLTQSFKESNSSEGISLYIHLPFCESLCTFCGCNKRITKNHGMEVPYINSVLKEWEMYCTLFPEKPVIRELHLGGGTPTFFSAENLGYLLEGIFKRAKKSKAAEFSFEGHPNNTSREHLELFAKFGFNRVSYGVQDYNPEVQKAIHRVQSFENVLLATQNAREAGFTSVGHDIIFGLPFQTRNDIIYTMQRTLELMPDRIAFYSYAHVPWIKGSGQRGFNEKDLPTAAEKRAQYETGKQILLDAGYVEIGMDHFALKTDTLSMALDNKTLHRNFMGYTASKTQAMLGLGVSAISDSWYGFAQNVKGVEEYQNLVNNGMLPLLRGHILNEEDLIIRKHVLNLMCKLKTSWYTADQTFQGLPDVLISLQEMADDGLIERDSNYIIVTEKGRPFVRNVCMAFDLRLNRKRPDAQLFSMTV, encoded by the coding sequence ATGACTCACTCTGCCTTAGTTCAAAAGTATAATATCCAAGGTCCCAGGTATACCAGCTATCCAACTGTGCCTTACTGGGATCAGGACAGCTTTTCAGGAAATGCCTGGAAATCCTCGCTTACTCAAAGTTTTAAAGAATCAAATTCATCTGAAGGTATTAGCCTATATATTCATCTACCTTTCTGTGAAAGTCTTTGCACGTTTTGTGGTTGTAACAAAAGAATTACAAAAAACCATGGAATGGAGGTTCCCTATATCAATTCGGTTCTAAAAGAATGGGAGATGTATTGTACCTTATTTCCGGAAAAACCGGTCATCAGGGAACTACACCTGGGAGGAGGAACTCCAACTTTCTTTTCTGCTGAAAACCTGGGCTACCTACTGGAAGGAATATTCAAACGCGCTAAGAAATCTAAAGCTGCCGAATTTAGTTTTGAAGGGCATCCCAATAATACCAGCAGGGAACACCTCGAGCTGTTTGCAAAGTTTGGATTTAACCGGGTAAGTTATGGAGTTCAGGATTATAACCCAGAAGTTCAGAAAGCTATTCATAGAGTTCAGTCGTTTGAAAATGTCCTCCTCGCAACCCAAAACGCGAGGGAAGCTGGCTTTACTTCAGTAGGTCATGATATCATATTTGGATTGCCATTTCAGACAAGAAATGATATCATTTATACCATGCAACGTACCCTGGAGCTAATGCCAGACAGGATCGCTTTTTATAGTTATGCCCATGTTCCGTGGATCAAAGGTAGCGGGCAGAGAGGTTTTAATGAGAAAGATCTTCCCACCGCTGCTGAAAAACGCGCGCAGTATGAAACTGGTAAACAAATCTTACTGGATGCTGGTTATGTAGAAATCGGGATGGATCACTTTGCTCTAAAAACCGATACTCTCAGTATGGCATTAGATAATAAAACCCTGCATAGAAATTTTATGGGCTACACGGCTTCTAAAACTCAGGCTATGTTAGGGCTTGGTGTTTCTGCGATTAGTGATAGCTGGTATGGTTTCGCGCAGAATGTTAAGGGTGTGGAAGAATATCAAAACCTGGTGAATAATGGGATGCTACCCTTATTAAGGGGACATATTCTAAATGAAGAAGATCTGATTATTAGAAAACATGTTCTCAATTTAATGTGTAAGCTGAAAACTTCCTGGTATACGGCAGATCAAACTTTCCAGGGATTACCCGATGTGCTTATTAGTTTACAGGAGATGGCAGATGACGGACTCATTGAAAGAGATTCAAATTATATCATTGTCACCGAGAAAGGAAGGCCATTCGTAAGAAATGTATGTATGGCATTTGATCTTAGATTGAACAGAAAAAGACCTGATGCACAATTATTTTCAATGACGGTATAA
- the deoD gene encoding purine-nucleoside phosphorylase → MSIHIEAKKGDIAETVLLPGDPLRAKWIAETFLEDSFCYNNIRGMLAFTGTYRGKRVSVQGTGMGIPSTLIYCHELLKTYKVQNLIRVGSAGAFQPELKLMDIVIAMSASTNSSLNRAVFGNADFAPTANIDLLLKAINFAEKNTIPFHAGNVLSSDFFYDEKPDYFKQWAKYGVLCAEMETSAIYTLAAKFGVKALSILTISDSLLTTKEISAEMREQKLNEMVEIALNSF, encoded by the coding sequence ATGAGTATACATATAGAAGCGAAAAAAGGTGATATAGCCGAAACGGTGTTACTTCCCGGAGATCCTTTACGGGCAAAGTGGATCGCTGAAACCTTTCTCGAAGATAGTTTTTGCTATAATAATATTCGTGGGATGCTTGCTTTTACCGGAACTTACCGGGGAAAAAGGGTGTCAGTCCAGGGAACGGGAATGGGCATTCCATCTACGCTCATTTATTGTCACGAATTGCTGAAGACCTATAAAGTTCAAAACCTTATCAGGGTTGGGAGCGCCGGTGCTTTCCAGCCAGAGCTAAAATTGATGGATATCGTGATCGCAATGTCGGCTTCTACAAATTCTTCCTTGAACAGAGCTGTATTTGGTAATGCCGACTTTGCTCCAACCGCCAATATCGACCTTTTACTAAAGGCCATAAATTTCGCTGAGAAAAACACTATTCCATTTCATGCTGGTAACGTTCTGTCATCTGACTTCTTTTATGATGAGAAACCTGATTATTTTAAACAGTGGGCTAAATATGGAGTGCTTTGTGCTGAAATGGAAACTTCGGCAATCTACACGCTGGCTGCCAAATTTGGAGTAAAAGCATTATCTATTCTAACTATTTCTGATTCACTGTTAACTACTAAAGAGATTTCCGCAGAAATGAGAGAGCAGAAACTGAACGAAATGGTGGAAATAGCGCTGAATTCTTTCTAG
- the fbp gene encoding class 1 fructose-bisphosphatase produces the protein MERHMTLGEFIIENQKDFPYAKGELSALLSSIKLAGKMVNKSINKAGLAQILGKVGKENIQGENQAKLDVMANDVFISTLKSRGEICGIASEELEDFVAFDDDIHKEAKYVVLMDPLDGSSNIDVDITVGTIFSIYRRISPEGTRVTKEDFLQSGENQVAAGYLIYGTSTILVYTTGNGVNGFTFDPGIGSFFLSHPKITFPENGSIYSVNEGNYIHFPQGIKKLIKWMQELDKDSNRPFTARYTGSLVADFHRNMLQGGLYLYPQGSTAPKGKLRLLYECNPMAFLAEQAGGKASDGERRIMELIPSELHERAPFICGNSKMVEIAEKFIEEYRAD, from the coding sequence ATGGAAAGACACATGACACTAGGTGAGTTTATTATAGAAAATCAGAAGGATTTTCCATATGCCAAGGGTGAATTAAGCGCCTTGCTAAGCTCGATCAAACTGGCTGGGAAAATGGTGAATAAATCTATTAATAAAGCGGGATTAGCCCAGATACTCGGTAAAGTAGGTAAGGAAAACATACAAGGGGAAAACCAGGCGAAACTCGATGTCATGGCCAACGATGTCTTTATAAGCACGCTCAAAAGTCGGGGTGAAATTTGTGGGATAGCTTCAGAAGAACTGGAAGATTTCGTGGCTTTCGATGATGATATCCACAAAGAAGCGAAATATGTTGTTCTAATGGATCCCTTAGATGGTTCCTCTAATATAGATGTAGATATCACTGTAGGGACTATTTTTAGTATATATCGTAGAATTTCACCGGAAGGTACCAGGGTAACCAAAGAAGATTTTCTACAGTCAGGCGAGAATCAGGTAGCTGCGGGATATTTAATTTACGGGACTTCCACCATTCTAGTGTATACCACGGGGAATGGAGTGAACGGTTTTACTTTCGACCCGGGAATAGGTTCATTTTTCCTGTCTCATCCTAAAATCACTTTTCCAGAAAATGGGTCGATTTATTCTGTCAATGAAGGGAATTATATTCATTTTCCGCAGGGAATCAAGAAATTGATCAAATGGATGCAGGAATTAGACAAAGATAGCAACAGACCATTTACGGCGAGGTATACCGGTTCACTAGTAGCAGATTTTCATAGAAATATGTTACAGGGTGGACTTTATCTGTATCCTCAGGGTAGTACAGCACCAAAAGGGAAGTTAAGGCTACTCTACGAATGCAACCCTATGGCTTTCCTGGCAGAACAGGCCGGTGGTAAAGCAAGTGATGGTGAAAGGCGAATTATGGAATTAATCCCTTCTGAACTTCATGAAAGAGCCCCATTTATATGCGGAAATTCAAAAATGGTGGAGATCGCGGAAAAATTTATTGAAGAATACAGAGCGGATTAA
- a CDS encoding HPF/RaiA family ribosome-associated protein: MMLCSTRYTIKIPESPALSKFTNRKLNLLRRRYDTIQNLHVHFKLENTRQGSAKVCEIECTIPGSSIHASATKGIF, translated from the coding sequence ATGATGTTATGCTCAACCAGATACACTATAAAAATTCCTGAAAGTCCTGCACTTAGCAAATTTACGAACAGGAAATTAAATCTGCTTCGTCGAAGATATGATACCATACAGAATTTGCATGTTCATTTTAAGCTAGAAAACACCAGGCAGGGAAGTGCTAAGGTTTGCGAGATAGAATGCACAATTCCAGGCTCCAGCATTCATGCCAGTGCTACCAAGGGAATCTTTTGA